The segment CCGAGTAATCAAACGGCCGGTATGAGAAGCCATGCGACCCATTGATGTGATCAGGCTGGCTTCGGCACCCCGATGCACTTCGTTGTAAGGGGTGTCATTGCGAATCGCTTCGATCAGGTGATCCCATTCCAGTTGGTACGGGTTACGTTCTGGTTGTGGATAAGCCCACACGAGGTCGTCGTTGGTCTCGTTGTAGCCAGAATAGATGCGGCACTTCGCGGGAATGTGACCTGCCGTGGAAATGACTGCGGAACCTTTGGTTCCATGAGCATAACTGGCAAACTTGGGCACACAACCAGGCATGGTGCGACCGCGAAGGAACAGCTTGGTTCCATCGGCGAAGGTGTATTCGACATTGTAGTTGTCGAAGTTCTGGTCGACGTAATCGCCTTTGTAATGCCGTCCACCAGCACCTTCAGCAGAGACCGGCCAGGCATCTTTCATCCAGCAACTTTCGTCAATGTTATGAATGAGGAAGTCACTATAGGCACCACCGCTGAGCCAGAGGAAACCGTGGAAATTACGAATCTGATACATCAGTTCAGACTCGCCTTCTGGTTTTCGTTCCGTAAAGGCTGTTCCGGTCAGTCCCGCCATACGATAAGCACGGAGTTCAAGGATATCGCCAATCTGACCTTCTTTGATTCGGTCGTACAACTCGCGACGGGCATCGCAATGGCGACACATCAGGCCAACGCCAACTTTCAGGTTTTTTTCGATGGATTTATCTGCGAGGTCAAACATCTTCCGGGTGGTCGGGCCGTCGACGGTCACCGGTTTTTCCATGAAGACATTAAGACCTTTTTCAATGGCGTAACTGAAATGCACCCAGCGGAAAGCAGGGGGAGTCGTTAGAATCACTACGTCGCCTGGACGAAGAGAATCCATCGCCTGTTTGTAAGCATCAAATCCGATGAATTTCCGATCTTCCGGAATGTCCATTTGCTTTTCGTGAGCCTGCTGCAGCTGATTGAAACTGTTGGAAAGTCGGTCTTCAAACACATCGGCCATCGCAACCAGTTTGATCGGTCCGCTGGTCGTGGCCAGAGCGTTGGCTGCCGCTCCCGAACCTCGTCCGCCACAACCGACCAAGGC is part of the Polystyrenella longa genome and harbors:
- a CDS encoding Gfo/Idh/MocA family protein; this encodes MTEHSNVSTSRRDFLKNSGKIAGATAMVGTTLSQSGLFAGEDNTIQLALVGCGGRGSGAAANALATTSGPIKLVAMADVFEDRLSNSFNQLQQAHEKQMDIPEDRKFIGFDAYKQAMDSLRPGDVVILTTPPAFRWVHFSYAIEKGLNVFMEKPVTVDGPTTRKMFDLADKSIEKNLKVGVGLMCRHCDARRELYDRIKEGQIGDILELRAYRMAGLTGTAFTERKPEGESELMYQIRNFHGFLWLSGGAYSDFLIHNIDESCWMKDAWPVSAEGAGGRHYKGDYVDQNFDNYNVEYTFADGTKLFLRGRTMPGCVPKFASYAHGTKGSAVISTAGHIPAKCRIYSGYNETNDDLVWAYPQPERNPYQLEWDHLIEAIRNDTPYNEVHRGAEASLITSMGRMASHTGRLITRDDILNSEHEFAPNVDQLTLDSPAPLTAFEDGTYPVPLPGLFKETEYPV